A genomic window from Corynebacterium fournieri includes:
- a CDS encoding DUF3806 domain-containing protein, with translation MAFADIDSATQRQIEADLAEAAGRGINGSPADIVGSFEAELADYLALPPDVRRSFPRGETARLYGTALGQALVREGYAWQLLSDAYGTDLVVVKDPGGAAEKYTAPLVVVDQRFEDEEPGKLTEFLGQFL, from the coding sequence ATGGCATTTGCAGACATCGATTCAGCCACCCAGAGACAAATCGAGGCCGATTTGGCCGAAGCCGCCGGGCGCGGCATCAACGGCTCGCCCGCCGACATCGTCGGCTCCTTCGAAGCCGAGCTGGCCGACTACCTCGCGCTTCCCCCGGATGTGCGCCGCTCCTTCCCCCGCGGCGAGACCGCGCGCCTCTACGGCACCGCGCTCGGCCAAGCGCTCGTACGCGAGGGCTATGCGTGGCAATTGCTTAGCGACGCCTACGGCACCGACCTCGTCGTCGTCAAAGACCCCGGCGGGGCCGCAGAGAAATACACCGCCCCGCTGGTGGTGGTGGACCAGCGCTTCGAGGACGAGGAACCCGGCAAGCTCACCGAGTTCTTGGGGCAATTCCTGTGA